One Synergistales bacterium genomic window carries:
- the thiW gene encoding energy coupling factor transporter S component ThiW, with amino-acid sequence MRNARLRRLTIAGLLAGTAVLLSGVAIPVGPTRCFPFQHAVNAVAGVLLGPWWAAGCAFVSSLVRNMIGTGTPFAFPGSIPGALAVGFAARILRRDWAAFAEPLGTGPVGATLSALLIGPAMGGTMGVGALMAAFLASSVPGALLGFLALVNLRKLGVLRDTCEG; translated from the coding sequence GCCAGGCTGCGCCGGCTCACCATCGCCGGGCTCCTGGCGGGGACGGCGGTGCTGCTCTCCGGGGTGGCGATCCCGGTGGGGCCCACCAGGTGCTTCCCCTTCCAGCATGCCGTCAATGCGGTGGCGGGGGTCCTGCTGGGTCCCTGGTGGGCGGCGGGCTGCGCGTTTGTCAGCAGCCTGGTGCGGAACATGATCGGCACCGGCACGCCCTTCGCCTTTCCGGGGAGCATCCCGGGGGCGCTGGCGGTGGGGTTCGCCGCCCGCATCCTGCGCCGGGACTGGGCGGCCTTCGCCGAGCCGCTGGGCACCGGCCCCGTGGGGGCCACACTCTCGGCGCTGCTGATCGGCCCGGCCATGGGGGGCACCATGGGTGTGGGCGCTCTGATGGCGGCCTTCCTGGCCAGCAGTGTGCCGGGGGCGCTGCTGGGTTTTCTGGCGCTGGTCAATCTGCGCAAACTGGGGGTCCTCCGGGACACCTGCGAAGGGTGA